The Mucilaginibacter defluvii genome contains the following window.
TAAAGCTACTCTTCAACAATGGGAGCAAATAGGAGAAGCGATGAAATATGCTAATGATCATAACATTCAGTTGAATCTTCAATTCGTAAAATAGAATGAAACGAGCTTCTGTATACGTTTTCAAGACTTATTATTTAGTACATAGTCAGTCTACAACAACTACAGGCTTTGGCGTTGCTTCTGAACCATACATTAAAATGGACAAAGATGTCGCGATGGAAGAGCTAGCAAATAAAGTGATTATAGCAATGAATTGCAGTAAAGTAAACGTAGCTGAATCAACCGATCATTCAATGGAAAGTTTCCTCAAAGCCATAGATCTAAAACGACATGAAGATTTATATTTGCAATCTATCCACTGCATGATTTACGAGAAAGACAATAAATTTATTTTCATTCCTTCAATAAATGGTGGAATTAAAGGTGGTTTTCGTTACCTTCCAAAGCAAAAGATAGAAATTTCGTCAGGTGCAACGATAGATGTCATTTCTGACGCACTAGAAAAAACCTTAAGTCTTTGTGAATAATAAATCAACAGCATGGCGACATTGCAAAAGGATATTAAAAGTTCTTCGGAATGGTTAATAAGAGCTTTAAACGAACTTAAAAAAAAATTAGATTATTCAGTTGACAGTATAAAATTGATAGATACGTTGATTGACGAGCAATTCATTGAAGGCATTCCGAAAAAAAATGGATTGTTTTCCAATAACCTAGGCGGTAAGATTTTTGCACTAGGTAGTTATGTTGGCGAAACTATTATAAAAAACACTCCTTCTACCACATGGATAACTGACGACTCTGATGAAAAGGGTGAAGTCAGTATTGGGTTATTATCTGATAATGGTTTAATAAGTTGGCCGGTCGTAAAAGTGATAAAAAGAATTAAGAACGGCCAAGAAGATAATCTATATTCCTATGTGCACATAATTGTAAATGAAACTGCAAGTAAATAAAACATAATAACTCATTTGAGTTGGGAGGATAAAAAGTATCTTATTCTCAACTTACCAATTAAACTCCAATATCATTATTGTAGAAAACTGCTCAATGAGCTATAATAGTGTTGAGTAAAGTGCTTTAATAAGCGCCGAGCTACAGAAAGCTTTGAACATACTATACCAGTATAAATATAAATTAGTTACTCCTGTATTGTCAGGAACTCAATATAGGCCGTGCGTATTAATCAAATTAACTGTAACAGATTTACGTTTTGCTGGTGAAGAAAGAAGTACTACACGAATCACCCATTTTCTCTTTGTGCAAGTTGATTAATTAAGCGTTTAACACCATCATAAATAATGCCCTTGTGTTCATCTTTGTGATAAGCATCCAGGTAGCTGTCAAAAGTTGTCTTTGTTTCTTCTTTTTCCCACTCCATGACGGAGAGGCAGGTAAGCTTTGATTTTCGCTGTTTAGCAAAACCGTACAGATGTAAATATGGAGGCGCATAGTAACGTGAGTTTTCTAAAAACTTATCGTAAAGTTTTTTATCGAACGCTCTTTTAATATCTCTTAATAAATCAGTTACCCTGTTGTATTTAACTCCCAGATACAAAGTACTGCCCAGCGATGGCATCCCTTCATCTTGAAAAAATATGGCGATGTATTCAGTAAATCCCGCCTCGCTAATATCCAACAGATCAGTGCTATAAAAATTATATTCTTTTTTGAAAACATCCAGTGAAAAATCATTTTCATGTTTCTTCACAAGAGCTCCGATAAGCTCCATTTCTTTATCAGCTATATCTTTTACTGAAGGCCCCTTTTTAATATTAGCAGCTGTTACAAGATAACGAGCTCTTGAGAAAAGCTCAAAATAATAGCTTTTAAAAAAAATGGATTTACGTTCAAACGTTACCTGGATGTACAAAGGATAAGTATAAACCCCATGAAAATGCACTTCCTTTAAACGATCATTAAAGTAAGTTTTGTAACTGATCTTATATTTTTTCTTGTCTTCAACCATCTTCACCTGATGTAACAAATTTATTAATGTTTGGTTAGGTCATTTTTTAAAGCCGATGAAATATTCAAATTTAAAAAAAATGTTTTGATATTTATCTAAATCATTAAAACATTTTGTATATTAGCTTTTGTGATCCCCGTGAGAGGGATATAGTGAGAAAGATAAGTGGAGGGTTCATTATGGAAAAGCTAAAGCCTGAACAGGCTATGGAACTGCTGCGCAAAAGCGGCATAGAGGTTACTGTCGATCAAGCAGCTTTAATACTTGAATTTATGCGTTTACTGGCCGGCATATTAGTGGTAAATTATTTAAAAAAGCCCTTTCCTCCCAACGGCTTTTGAAAGTATTTCTTTAAATTTCTAAATATGAAAATAGCAGACTTATATATCCGTGTTTCAACCGATGAACAGGCAGACAAGGGATATTCGCAACGCGGGCAGGAAGAGCTGCTACGCCGGTATTGTGAAATTAACAAAATCACCATCCGGATGATAATATTTGAAGATCACTCAGCAAAAACCTTTAACCGCCCTGAATGGAAAAAATACCTTCTGGAGCTTAAAAAACATAAAGGCAAAACTGATCTGGTATTATTTCTTAAGTGGGACAGGTTCAGTCGCAATGCGGGCGATGCCTACCAGATGATTAATACATTAAGGAAACTCGGGGTTGAGCCACAGGCTATCGAACAGCCGCTGGATTTGTCGATTCCTGAAAATAAAATGATGCTTGCCTTTTATTTGGCGGCACCAGAGGTGGAAAATGACCGGCGTGCACTTAATGTAATTACCGGTATGCGCAGGGCGCGAAAAGAAGGAAGGTACATGGGACTTGCACCCGTCGGCTATAAAAACAGAACAGATGATAATGGCAGGAAGTATATAGCGCCGTATGAGCCACAGGCAGGCATTATGCGCTGGGCATTTGATGAGATTGCAAAGGGTCTGTATAACACGGAGCAGGTGTACAAATTAGCCCGGCAAAAAGGGTTTAAAGGCACAAAAAGCCTTTTCTGGTTTGCTATCCGCAACCCTGTCTATTGCGGAAAGATATTTCTTCCTAAATATCGCGATGAAGAAAGCCGTTTGCTAAAAGCCTCACATGAACCACTTATAACAGAGGATTTATATTATCAGGTACAGGATGTTCTGGACGGCCGCAAAAGAAGCCCTTATAAACTAAAAGTAGCATCAGTGACTAGTTTACCGCTACGCGGCTTCTTAGTCTGCCCAGAATGCGGCAAAATCCTTACAGGAAGCATATCCAGGGGGCGCAGCAATACCTACGCATATTATCACTGCTTTATGGGTTGCCGCTTCCGTCATCGGGCAGAAGGAGTTAATGATCAGTTTTTACAGGAACTACGCAAGTACATCCCACGCTCTGAAATGACTACCCTTTATAAAATAATTATTCAGGAAGCATGGCAAAGCCAGACAGCGCACCTGCAGGACGACCGCAAACAATTGCTTATACAGATTAAAGATATTGAAAGCAAATTAGCCTATATCCGAGACCTGCTGGCCTCACGTCAGATTGAACCGGAAGACTTCCGGATAATGAAAAGTGATTACACAGCAGCTTTGGAAAAATTAGAAGTAAAATTAAACGCACAGAAAGACGATCAAATCAATATTGCCGACTTGTTAAATCAGGGGATAGATAAGTTATTAAAAATTGATTGTGCATACGAAACAGGCACTATTGAAGAAAAGCGCCAAATCATTGGTTCGATGTTCCCCGAAAAATTCAATTTTGAAAAAAATTCACTTCGAACCGGCAGAGTGAACGAAGCGGCAAGACTTATTTACCAAATAAACAACGAGTTAAGCGGAAATAAAAAAGGACAAAATGGAAATAAATCCATTTTGTCCTGTCAAGTCGGGATGAGAGGATTCGAACCTCCGACCTCCAGCACCCCATGCTGGCGCGATACCGGGCTACGCTACATCCCGAAGGGAGTGCAAATATATAGGTTGGAATGAAATTTTAAAATAAAGAGACATTCAGGCGACCCGTCAAAATAAAAGCTTAAATTCAATGCTTATAAGTAGAGCCGGAACATTAAAACAATTACAATGGTTACTATATCAATTGTGCTGACCGTGTTTGTAGCAATAGAGCATTGTTATATTTTATGGATGGAAATGTTTGCCTGGGAAACCGCGGGTAAAAGGGTATTTTCAACATCGTTGCCGCAGGAATTATTTAAACCCACCAAGGGGCTGGCGGCTAACCAAGGCCTTTACAATGGCTTCCTGGTTGCAGGGTTAGTGTGGTCGTTTTTTATTGATGATGCGGAATGGGCCATTAACATTCGCTTGTTTTTTTTAGGATGTGTAGCGGTTGCAGGAATTTTTGGTGCGCTTACCGCATCAAAAAAGATATTTTTTATGCAGGCGATGCCGGCATTGCTGGCGATGTTGTTTGTTTGGCTAACTAAATAAAGACATCTACCACACCACCCCAAATAAGCGGGTGCTATTTAATAGAAGCCCCGCTTACAATGTGTAACTATTTAGAAAGATGACGGTACCGGGCTACTTTATATTCAGAAGAGGGGCATATAATAATAGAGTTAACATTAATTATGCATTTACCCTTTTTATAGATTTAAAACGAATCGGTATTAATCATTGTTAGTCTTGGTTGATAAGTAATTTATAAATGCACTACATGTTACCAACATAAATTTTGCGTCTTCTTGTCTAAGTTCCGATTCGTCCATCAACGCATGTCTGATGCCCTGTGCATCTGATGTATATCCGTACAATGCGTTGAATGCGGACTTAAGTGATGCGTGTAATTCGTGCTTTTTTTCAATTACGGCTAAAGCTTTTCCTAAGGTGGCTTTACTATCTTCTGTTATTGTTTTGCAGAAGGATTCAATTGCAGAAATTGATTCTTTAATGGAGTTTCTGTAATCAGGATTAGAACGATCTGAAAAAAGTTCAAGTGCTCTTCGGAGATGTAATACAGGAGGAAGAAATTTTATATTATTTACAGCGTGTTCAATAACATCAATTTCTTCGCTTGACGTAATTTCAGTTAATAGTCCATTTACGAACCTATAAGCAGAAAGATGTCTTTCTAATATTTTATTTGCCCAAGCATAAAATTTTTTGTTTATAGCACTTTCGTCACTTTTTTCATTTTCCTCGTTATAGTTATCAGGGATAAATTCTAAAATGTCAAAAAGATCATGCCACATCTTCCTTAGCATTTCATTTTTTATACGTTCTGTTATTTCATAAACGTAGTTAGGCAATTCATCGAAAGCTTGTTTAAAGTAATATATCCAAATTTTCTGTAACAAGATACTTTTAGAAGAACTCAAATTCATTATAAGTTTACTAGTTTGGTTATGGAAATATGTAATATATATGGCATTCCAAAGCTCGTTTCTTAATTCAGAATCAGCTCGTTCTCTTTGAATTTCTACTTTAATAGGTTTAAGCCCTAATCTTTGAGAAAATAATGGCATGTGGTTTTTTTTAATAAAGATACGTTTGTAGTTCTAAAATAGCTATTTGTAAAATTTTTGATTAGTTTACCATAATTCCATCCCCCCCCTCTTTTCACCGCCAAAAAAACCACGCTTACCGACTACCTTAATCTGTTAACCTATTTTACATTGGCTGATGTGGGTCGGCAACGTACCTTTATATCAACAAATTAATCAATCACTTAAAACTGAAAGCCATGTACGCTCCTAACAATCCATACTATACATTCTCAGGCATCACCCCTGAAGAGGTTCTGTTTTTACAGCAGGCCACTGCCGAGCTTGACGAGCAACAGAAGAACCGCTTTTACGGTATCTACTCAACCAAGCGTAAAAATCCGCAGGATATATTGCTGGTAAGCTTGTTGGGTTTTGTTGGGTTTGCGGGCATACAGCGTTTTATGCTGGGCCAGATAGGCATGGGCCTTCTATATTTCTTTACCGCAGGGTTGTGCTTTATAGGCACCATTGTTGACCTTGTCAATCATAAAAACCTCACCAACGAGTACAATAAGCAAATGGCTTACGAGAGTTTCCAGATTGCTAAAATGTACCAATAAATATACTTGCAGCCATGCCGCTTAATAGCGGTATAGGTAAATACTTAATAATAGCCGGCCTGCTTATTATGCTTGCCGGCTTTGCTGTTTTTATATTGTCAAATGCGTTGGCTTAGTTAGCCGGGCTGTAGTCGCCTGATTCTGCAACCTGTTTTATAACCTCATTTCGCTTAATGAGCAGGTTGGTAAGGTAGCGTTTCAATATCCACCGGCCAAGCAACCATCCGGGCCAGCCAAGCGGGGCTTCAAAGTAAAATATATCTTTCATGGTGGTTTGTCCGTTGGTTTGCGTAAACCAATGCTCATGCCTGAAGCTTTTAAAAGCGCCACGAACCATTTCGTCAGTAAAATGCCAGGGGCGGTTAAAAGCTGTGATTTTTGAGGTAAGTGTTTGCCTGATGCCGAAGTGCCTGGCCCGCCAGGTAACGGTTTCGCCCATGCCGATCAATCCGCTGGTACGGCCTGCAATGGCTTCTTCATCAGTATGTTTGGTTGATTGTATATGCAGATCAATGCTCCGCGACAAATCAAACACCCGCTCAACCGGTGCATTTATTGTTGTGTGGAGAATAATGGTGATCTGCCTGTGCATTACAGCGCTACGTTTAGTCCGGCATTATAATTTCGTAGCGGTGCCGGGTTATAGTAACGGTTACCTACCGCATTCAAGTCGTTGCCCAGGCTATATTTTTCGTTCAGCAGGTTATCAGCAGCGGCGAATATCTCCAGTTTGGTTTTGCCTATGCGATGTTGCCAGCTTACCCGCGCCTGTAACAGGTGATATTCGGGCGCGAAAACGGTATTGCCATCGTTAAGCGGAATGCGGTCGGTAAAGTTATGCTGCACAAACAAGGATATCGACTGCGGTAACAGCACCTGCACATTGCTCACCACCACGTTACGCGGTATGCCGGTAAGCCTGTTTCCCGAAAAATCAGCATCTGCCGTGCTGTAACTCCTGAAACTGTATTTGCTGAAGGTATAAGCCGTATTAAATTGCAAGCCTCTTACAACTCCGTTGCCTTTACGCAGCAGCCAACTGCTAAAGTATAGCTCGGCGCCCGGTTGGTTGGTACCACCCGCGTTAACATAGTATTCGGTTTCATTGGCTAAACGACGGGGCACAATGGTATTTTGCATCCTGAAATAAAATGCCGATACGTCCAGATAAGTACTCTCATCATTATTTCGTAAACGGAAACCACTTTCATAGTTCCAGCCGGTTTGGGCGTTCAGTGTAGTATTTACAATATTATTGCTCGGGCGTACCTCCAGGTTGGTAGGCGATGAGTAACCACGGCTTACTGATGCCCGCCAGCTAAAGTTGTTTGTAATGAGGTATGACAAGGCCAGCCGCGGCATTAGCTGCGCATCAAAATCGCGCTCACTAAAATCAGCCTCATTGGCAGGCGCAATATTTTTAAAGCGGTATTTAAAGTAGTTAAGGCTTACCGCGGCCTCTATATTAAAACGATCAAACAAGGTGGCCGCATAGCGGGTAAAAACAAAATGCTGGTTGCTGTTCAGCCGGTCGGTAGCCTGTACATCGCCGCGGGTGCCGCCGTTGTTATCATAATTGGCGATGGTTGAGTTGGTTTGCTGCCACTCTACGCCCAGGTCGAGTTTCCAGTTAAAATTAGTTTTTTTCAAGGAGTTGAGTTCAAAATAAGTGCGCAGGCCATAGGTGTCTTCATTCCTGAACTCATAATTGGTGATGAACGGGTTAGCAAAATCGACATGATTGCCGAATACTGACGCCACATTTTTCAGCCGGTCATTAATCTGCCAGTTATTTACCAGTCCGCCAAAATACATTTTTTGCCTGATGCCGATTTTTTGCTGTAATGCCCCGGGCAGTGTAGCCGTTGGCAGGCGTGCCGAACGGGGATTGGCTTCCATCTGTGCCAGGTTAAGGCCGCCCGGCGTTTGATAGTTTAAATCGGAATAAAAAGCTATCGCCTTCACCTCGTTATCCGTTCCGTATTTAAGCCGGTTGGTTGTATTAACAAAATGCCGGTACATATAGCTGTTTTGCCGGTAACCTCCATAGCTTTGGTATGCCTGGTTAACCGATAGCCCATAATTGCCCCATTGCTGTTGCAGGCCCGCGTTTTGATGGAATAATCCGTATGATCCGGCATTTACTCCGGCAGAAATGGCATTATCACTTGATGCGGACGTGTTCAACAACACCACGCCGCCGGTATTAGCGCCAAACAGGCTGCCATCAGGCCCTTTTAATATTTCGATATTGCGGATGCTGTTAAAATCGAGCGCGTTTAAGTAAGTATTGCCGCCTGCATCGGTAAGCGGTATTTCATCATAATAAACCTTGATGTTACGTACGCCGAACGGTGATCTCAGCAAACTCCCCCGAACAGACAGGCGGTAACTTCCCGGTGAGCGCTCCTCGGCCCTGATGCCGGGTACGGTATTTAAAGCCGGTACAAACGAGGCCGACGGTTGCAGCAGCAATTGCGCCGCGGTTACTACGCCAACAGATGCTGACGTGCTCAACACCGGCTGCTCACTCAAATATCCCTTTACGGTTACCTGGTTTAATGTTTTTGTAGTGTCAATGGTTTGAGCGCGGACAATGCCCAGAGTGCTGCCCAGGCCAAGTATGGCGATGAAAAGTTTTTTCACGGGTATAATAGTATAAAAACAAAAATAGCCCTTTAACTGAATAGAGGGCTATTTATTAAATTAATAAATAAAGCTATTTGGCTGATACGCGCCATATTTTGTTAGCCGAGTCATCACTTACCAGTATTGATCCGTCTTTCAAAACCGCCACATCAACCGGCCGGCCATAAACTTCACCCTTTTCAAGGTCGGCAACAAACCCGGTTAAAAAGTCCTGCAACTCGCCGGTTGGTTTACCATTCGCAAAAGGCGCGTATAAAACCTTGTAACCTACCAGTTTTGAGCTGTTCCATGAGCCGTGCTGCGCGATGAATGCGCCGCCCCGGTATTGCTGCGGAAATTTGTTGCCGGTATAAAACGCCAAACCTAACGATGCAGTATGCGATCCCAGAGCCAGGTCAGGTACCAATGTTTTTTTCACCATTTCCGGATTTTTTTGCTTTACCGATGGGTCTTCATGCTGACCGAAGTAAGCATAAGGCCAACCGTAAAAACCACCCTCCTGTACGCCGGTAAGATAATCTGGTACCAGGCCGTCGCCAAGTTTGTCGCGCTCGTTAACCACGGTAAATAGTTTGCCTGTTTTGGGTTCCCAATCGGTGCCTACCGGGTTACGCAAGCCCGAAGCATAAATGCGCTCACCCGATCCATCAGGGTTTATCTCCAGTATGTTTGCCCGGCGTATTTCATTGTTCAAGCCGTGCTCAGCAACATTACTGCCCGATCCTACGGAGATAAGAATCTTTTTGCCATCCTTGCCGGCAATCAGGTTGCGTGTCCAGTGATTGTTATATCCTCCCGCAGGCAGATCGAGTATCTTAGTGCCTTTAGCCGTAATTTCGGTTTGGCCGGTTTTGTATGGATAACGCCATAGCCCGTCGGTATTGGCTACGTAAAACCAATCGCCCAGTACCAATATACCATATGGCTGGTTCAGTTTGCCTAAAAATATAGTGCGCAGATCATATTTGCCGTCGCCATTGGTATCGCGAAAGAGTATCACGTCATTAGCGCTCTTACCCAGGTTTTGTGATTTATCGCGACCGCTTACCAGGTCTTCAGCTTTCTTTTTCGGCCCTTTTGATTCCGTATTGGCTTCTGATACAAAATGTCGCCGTTAGGTGCCACATAAATATTACGCGGATTGCGCAGGCTATCGGCAAAAAGACTTACCTCAAAACCTTCGGGCACTGTGGGCATCTTATCTTTCGGCCAGCCCAATACCTTGGCAAATTTTGTGGTTGATTCCGTTTCGTAAGGCGCGGGTAGTTTAACCTGCTGATTGCCTTTATTGGTTACGGTATCGGCATCATTATGGTTGGCTTTTTTATCGCCTCCGCAGCCCGCCGCCGTTATGGCCAGGGCTAAAAGGTATGTTGAGTATCTGTTTTTCATGGTAGTATGTGTTTCAAATCAATTATTTAACTACCGTGAAAATTATTTGTTTGAGGTGCGCATAAATCGTTACTTGGCATATTAAGCTTAATATGCTACCTTAATCGCAATTATAACCAAATACACCCTTACTGTTAATGCGGCTCTTTTTTCACAGGTTTATA
Protein-coding sequences here:
- a CDS encoding SRPBCC family protein, producing MHRQITIILHTTINAPVERVFDLSRSIDLHIQSTKHTDEEAIAGRTSGLIGMGETVTWRARHFGIRQTLTSKITAFNRPWHFTDEMVRGAFKSFRHEHWFTQTNGQTTMKDIFYFEAPLGWPGWLLGRWILKRYLTNLLIKRNEVIKQVAESGDYSPAN
- a CDS encoding sorbosone dehydrogenase family protein, which gives rise to MILFRDTNGDGKYDLRTIFLGKLNQPYGILVLGDWFYVANTDGLWRYPYKTGQTEITAKGTKILDLPAGGYNNHWTRNLIAGKDGKKILISVGSGSNVAEHGLNNEIRRANILEINPDGSGERIYASGLRNPVGTDWEPKTGKLFTVVNERDKLGDGLVPDYLTGVQEGGFYGWPYAYFGQHEDPSVKQKNPEMVKKTLVPDLALGSHTASLGLAFYTGNKFPQQYRGGAFIAQHGSWNSSKLVGYKVLYAPFANGKPTGELQDFLTGFVADLEKGEVYGRPVDVAVLKDGSILVSDDSANKIWRVSAK
- a CDS encoding TM2 domain-containing protein; this encodes MYAPNNPYYTFSGITPEEVLFLQQATAELDEQQKNRFYGIYSTKRKNPQDILLVSLLGFVGFAGIQRFMLGQIGMGLLYFFTAGLCFIGTIVDLVNHKNLTNEYNKQMAYESFQIAKMYQ
- a CDS encoding TonB-dependent receptor, with amino-acid sequence MKKLFIAILGLGSTLGIVRAQTIDTTKTLNQVTVKGYLSEQPVLSTSASVGVVTAAQLLLQPSASFVPALNTVPGIRAEERSPGSYRLSVRGSLLRSPFGVRNIKVYYDEIPLTDAGGNTYLNALDFNSIRNIEILKGPDGSLFGANTGGVVLLNTSASSDNAISAGVNAGSYGLFHQNAGLQQQWGNYGLSVNQAYQSYGGYRQNSYMYRHFVNTTNRLKYGTDNEVKAIAFYSDLNYQTPGGLNLAQMEANPRSARLPTATLPGALQQKIGIRQKMYFGGLVNNWQINDRLKNVASVFGNHVDFANPFITNYEFRNEDTYGLRTYFELNSLKKTNFNWKLDLGVEWQQTNSTIANYDNNGGTRGDVQATDRLNSNQHFVFTRYAATLFDRFNIEAAVSLNYFKYRFKNIAPANEADFSERDFDAQLMPRLALSYLITNNFSWRASVSRGYSSPTNLEVRPSNNIVNTTLNAQTGWNYESGFRLRNNDESTYLDVSAFYFRMQNTIVPRRLANETEYYVNAGGTNQPGAELYFSSWLLRKGNGVVRGLQFNTAYTFSKYSFRSYSTADADFSGNRLTGIPRNVVVSNVQVLLPQSISLFVQHNFTDRIPLNDGNTVFAPEYHLLQARVSWQHRIGKTKLEIFAAADNLLNEKYSLGNDLNAVGNRYYNPAPLRNYNAGLNVAL
- a CDS encoding AbiJ-NTD4 domain-containing protein → MPLFSQRLGLKPIKVEIQRERADSELRNELWNAIYITYFHNQTSKLIMNLSSSKSILLQKIWIYYFKQAFDELPNYVYEITERIKNEMLRKMWHDLFDILEFIPDNYNEENEKSDESAINKKFYAWANKILERHLSAYRFVNGLLTEITSSEEIDVIEHAVNNIKFLPPVLHLRRALELFSDRSNPDYRNSIKESISAIESFCKTITEDSKATLGKALAVIEKKHELHASLKSAFNALYGYTSDAQGIRHALMDESELRQEDAKFMLVTCSAFINYLSTKTNND
- a CDS encoding DUF1304 domain-containing protein, whose product is MVTISIVLTVFVAIEHCYILWMEMFAWETAGKRVFSTSLPQELFKPTKGLAANQGLYNGFLVAGLVWSFFIDDAEWAINIRLFFLGCVAVAGIFGALTASKKIFFMQAMPALLAMLFVWLTK